A window of Cryptomeria japonica chromosome 3, Sugi_1.0, whole genome shotgun sequence contains these coding sequences:
- the LOC131029912 gene encoding uncharacterized protein LOC131029912 isoform X1 — MECGRVAMGVGVGVGMGMSRRSPYLHCTRLHSTRLHSTKLNCARGLSVRCVGWDPEGILGPPRGGHIARREAEQTERLLRQDLERRRAARQGRVVPETVAGLVEFLLDTEAQEMEFEIARCRSRLNQEFFEHLKVEMGTLRFALQRTKEMDDRLAELEALHRVLTEGLEAYDKMTEDLIGAKDRLARILASKDKKAVLLEMVERNELDRSLLALLDENIVAAQNANQDQVALFMEKVRAAVLKYITI, encoded by the exons ATGGAGTGTGGGAGAGTGGCGATGGGAGTGGGCGTGGGAGTGGGAATGGGAATGAGCAGGCGCAGCCCGTATCTTCATTGCACCAGACTTCATTCCACCAGACTTCATTCCACCAAACTTAATTGCGCACGGGGGCTTTCAGTCAGGTGTGTGGGATGG GACCCCGAAGGCATTCTCGGGCCTCCCCGAGGCGGGCACATTGCCAGAAGAGAGGCGGAGCAGACGGAACGCCTCCTCCGCCAGGACTTAGAGCGAAGGCGAGCTGCTCGACAG GGTCGGGTAGTTCCCGAGACCGTTGCTGGTCTTGTCGAATTCCTTCTAGACACAGAAGCCCAAGAAATGGAATTTGAAATTGCAAGGTGCAGATCAAG GTTAAATCAGGAGTTCTTTGAACACTTGAAAGTTGAAATGGGCACTCTTAGATTTGCCCTTCAACGAACAAAG GAAATGGACGACAGGCTAGCTGAGCTGGAAGCCTTGCACAGAGTCTTAACTGAAGGGTTAG AAGCATATGATAAGATGACAGAGGACCTTATAGGAGCAAAGGATCGCCTTGCTAGAATCTTAGCATCAAAGGACAAAAAAGCGGTG ttgttggagatggtggaaaggaatgagctTGATAGGTCACTACTTGCACTTCTGGATGAAAACATTGTAGCCGCCCAAAATGCTAACCAG GACCAAGTAGCATTGTTCATGGAGAAAGTGCGAGCTGCTGTGCTAAAATACATAACCATATGA
- the LOC131029912 gene encoding uncharacterized protein LOC131029912 isoform X2 translates to MECGRVAMGVGVGVGMGMSRRSPYLHCTRLHSTRLHSTKLNCARGLSVRCVGWDPEGILGPPRGGHIARREAEQTERLLRQDLERRRAARQGRVVPETVAGLVEFLLDTEAQEMEFEIARCRSRLNQEFFEHLKVEMGTLRFALQRTKEMDDRLAELEALHRVLTEGLEAYDKMTEDLIGAKDRLARILASKDKKAVLLEMVERNELDRSLLALLDENIVAAQNANQGHTELKLMDGQ, encoded by the exons ATGGAGTGTGGGAGAGTGGCGATGGGAGTGGGCGTGGGAGTGGGAATGGGAATGAGCAGGCGCAGCCCGTATCTTCATTGCACCAGACTTCATTCCACCAGACTTCATTCCACCAAACTTAATTGCGCACGGGGGCTTTCAGTCAGGTGTGTGGGATGG GACCCCGAAGGCATTCTCGGGCCTCCCCGAGGCGGGCACATTGCCAGAAGAGAGGCGGAGCAGACGGAACGCCTCCTCCGCCAGGACTTAGAGCGAAGGCGAGCTGCTCGACAG GGTCGGGTAGTTCCCGAGACCGTTGCTGGTCTTGTCGAATTCCTTCTAGACACAGAAGCCCAAGAAATGGAATTTGAAATTGCAAGGTGCAGATCAAG GTTAAATCAGGAGTTCTTTGAACACTTGAAAGTTGAAATGGGCACTCTTAGATTTGCCCTTCAACGAACAAAG GAAATGGACGACAGGCTAGCTGAGCTGGAAGCCTTGCACAGAGTCTTAACTGAAGGGTTAG AAGCATATGATAAGATGACAGAGGACCTTATAGGAGCAAAGGATCGCCTTGCTAGAATCTTAGCATCAAAGGACAAAAAAGCGGTG ttgttggagatggtggaaaggaatgagctTGATAGGTCACTACTTGCACTTCTGGATGAAAACATTGTAGCCGCCCAAAATGCTAACCAG GGTCACACTGAGTTGAAGCTAATGGATGGGCAATGA